The following are encoded in a window of Platichthys flesus chromosome 19, fPlaFle2.1, whole genome shotgun sequence genomic DNA:
- the plac8.2 gene encoding placenta associated 8, tandem duplicate 2 — protein MAVTSQPGTFQPSDFQTGVCDCCDDCKTCICGLCCYICLGCSIADDMNECCLCGLGMPIRSVYRTRYNIRGSMCNDFMMSWCCPMCVTCQLKRDIDRRKEQGIF, from the exons ATGGCTGTGACCAGCCAACCAGGCACGTTCCAGCCCTCTGACTTCCAGACCGGCGTGTGTGATTGCTGCGACGACTGTAAAACCT GCATCTGTGGTCTGTGTTGCTACATTTGCCTGGGCTGCTCCATCGCCGATGACATGAACGAGTGCTGCCTCTGCGGTCTGGGGATGCCCATTCGCAGCGTCTACAGGACCAGATACAACATCAGA GGTTCAATGTGTAACGACTTCATGATGTCGTGGTGTTGTCCAATGTGTGTTACCTGCCAGCTGAAGAGAGACATTGACCGCAGAAAGGAGCAAGGCATTTTCTGA
- the lin54 gene encoding protein lin-54 homolog: MDVVSPELNSLLPDEIMDTEAIEDVPHTQLEATAMVKSGASDDTPVPMETDTPMASESLGLCSGATSTEHTRALTTTTDSALSIISGSQIPISISSSSSPLLTLKSALCTSTTKTTDCVTVTATDCSVSTGGLTRLTAPFTISPANHQIILNKVASSQATEAAKTAGPSPQVIKQDGQKLLVTSIGKSGQPILLQLPHTGSKPGFLQTSGDTKSHAPQFKVVTIGGRTELKPMLGGPGNQLTTLQAQQLKAVQIAKKTPTSSAAPIKYIITKTVNSKGISPQTSVPSVITGRVLTQNSSGMPSRTITLTETHNTSIQSLPGKKIAISPLKTPSKVTVVSVASPTSNSTQKSVTLPVNVALGQQILTVQQSTSSSPVKMATNQGTVQNLKTMQSMTVGGVGGSQFKTIIPLATQSNVQQIQVPGSRFHYVRLVTATTASSTGQATGPSTSSIQTAKPMVVSTGAVRMSVPMIAPQTMKQVAPKPLTSAAQVVTTQTQQRLIMPATPLPQIQPNFTNLPPGTVLAPAPGGGNMGYAVVPAQYVTQLQQSPFVTLASSSGFPAATGIQTQARLPLNGLSTAEATSRPRKPCNCTKSQCLKLYCDCFANGEFCNNCNCNNCFNNLEHETERLKAIKTCLDRNPEAFKPKIGKGKEGESDRRHSKGCNCKRSGCLKNYCECYEAKIMCSSICKCIGCKNFEESPERKTLMHLADAAEVRVLQQTAARTKLSSQISDLLMRSTPVISSESGRLPYTFVTKEVLEATCECLMEQAKKAEQTHQPQAEAERVILEEFGHCLMRIISSAGKAKADCASINC; encoded by the exons ATGGATGTGGTGTCACCAGAGCTCAACAGCCTCCTGCCTGATGAGATCATGGATACTGAGGCCATAGAGGACGTCCCTCACACACAACTTGAAGCCACCGCCATGGTGAAGTCAGGGGCCAGTGACGACACACCGGTCCCCATGGAAACGGATACACCCATGGCTTCTGAGAGCTTGGGCCTGTGTTCAGGTGCCACCTCAACAGAACACACTCGGGCTCTGACCACGACCACAGACTCTGCACTCAGCATCATCTCGGGAAGCCAAATTCCGATCTCAATTTCCAGTTCATCGTCGCCCCTGCTTACCCTCAAATCAGCCCTGTGTACATCCACCACCAAAACTACAgactgtgtgactgtgactgCGACTGACTGTAGCGTCTCCACGGGTGGGTTAACGAGGCTCACAGCGCCGTTCACTATCTCTCCCGCGAACCACCAGATCATTCTCAACAAGGTGGCCTCGTCTCAGGCCACTGAGGCAGCGAAGACTGCTGGCCCGTCGCCCCAAGTCATCAAGCAGGATGGACAAAAACTCTTGGTTACATCAATAGGAAAGTCGGGGCAACCTATATTGCTGCAGTTACCCCACACGGGCAGCAAGCCTGGTTTTTTACAGACTTCAGGAGACACCAAGTCTCACGCCCCTCAGTTTAAAGTTGTGACCATCGGTGGGAGAACAGAGCTGAAGCCGATGCTGGGCGGTCCTGGCAACCAGTTGACCACATTACAGGCTCAGCAGCTGAAGGCTGTACAG ATTGCGAAGAAAACACCAACATCATCCGCGGCACCAATCAAGTACATCATCACGAAAACTGTCAATAGCAAAGGCATCAGTCCTCAGACATCAGTTCCTTCTGTTATTACTG GACGGGTCCTGACACAGAACTCCTCAGGGATGCCTTCGAGGACAATAACTCTCACTGAAACCCACAACACTAGTATACAGAGCCTCCCTGGCAAGAAGATTGCTATTTCACCCCTGAAGACTCCCAGCAAG GTGACTGTTGTATCTGTGGCCTCACCAACCTCCAACTCCACTCAGAAGTCAGTAACGCTGCCTGTCAACGTAGCACTCGGCCAGCAGATCCTCACCGTCCAACAGTCCACGTCTTCCTCTCCAGTCAAGATGGCCACTAACCAAGGCACAGTACAG AATCTTAAAACAATGCAGTCTATGACTGTTGGAGGAGTCGGTGGCTCCCAGTTCAAGACCATCATCCCGCTGGCCACCCAGTCAAACGTTCAGCAGATCCAGGTGCCAGGGAGCAGGTTTCACTACGTCCGCCTCGTCACAGCGACCACGGCAAGCAGCACAGGACAGGCCACTGGTCCCAGCACCAGCTCTATACAGACAG CTAAACCTATGGTGGTCAGTACAGGAGCAGTGAGGATGTCGGTCCCTATGATCGCACCACAGACCATGAAACAG GTGGCACCTAAGCCCTTGACATCGGCAGCACAAGTAGTAACCACTCAGACCCAGCAACGCCTGATCATGCCTGCAACTCCACTCCCCCAGATCCAGCCCAACTTCACCAACCTCCCTCCAGGCACCGTCCTAGCACCAGCCCCCGGGGGCGGGAATATGGGCTATGCGGTGGTGCCAGCACAATACGTTACACAG CTCCAGCAGTCCCCCTTTGTGACCCTTGCCAGCAGCTCTGGTTTCCCTGCGGCCACTGGTATCCAGACTCAGGCCAGACTGCCACTTAATGG CTTGTCGACAGCAGAAGCGACCTCAAGACCAAGGAAACCATGCAACTGCACCAAGTCACAGTGTCTCAAACT atACTGCGACTGCTTTGCAAATGGAGAGTTCTGCAATAACTGTAACTGCAACAACTGCTTCAACAACCTGGAGCATGAAACGGAACGTCTTAAAGCTATAAAG ACGTGTCTGGACCGGAATCCAGAGGCCTTCAAACCTAAAATTGGTAAAGGCAAAGAGGGAGAGTCAGACCGTCGGCACAGCAAAGGCTGCAACTGCAAGCGCTCAGGCTGCCTGAAGAACTACTGCGAGTGCTACGAG GCGAAGATCATGTGCTCGTCCATCTGTAAATGCATCGGCTGTAAGAACTTTGAGGAGAGCCCGGAGAGGAAGACTCTGATGCATTTGGCCGATGCAGCAGAAGTGAGAGTTCTGCAGCAGACTGCAGCCAGGACCAAGCTGTCGTCACAGATCTCCGACCTGCTCATGAGGTCCACACCTGTCATTTCAAGTGAAAGCGGAAG
- the cops4 gene encoding COP9 signalosome complex subunit 4 isoform X2 — protein sequence MATEVRQELAQLMNSTGSHKDLAAKYRQILERAINFTDADQLESLKGFVEAMVNENVSLVISRQLLTDFCTHLPNLPDATAKAVYHFTLEKIQPRVISFEEQVASIRQHLATIYEKEGDWRNAAQVLVGIPLETGQKQYNVDYKLDTYLKIARLYLEDDDPVQAEAYINRASLLQNESSNEQLQIHYKVCYARVLDFRRKFIEAAQRYNELSYKSIVHESERLEALKHALNCTILASAGQQRSRMLATLFKDERCQQLAAYGILEKMYLDRIIRGNQLQEFAAMLMPHQKATTGDGSSILDRAVIEHNLLSASKLYNNITFEELGALLEIPPAKAEKIASQMITEGRMNGFIDQIDSIVHFETREPLPTWDKQIQSLCFQVNNLLEKIRSVAPEWAAQALENQMTQ from the exons ATGGCGACCGAAGTGAGGCAGGAGCTTGCACAGCTGATGAATTCAACCGGATCCCACAAAGACCTCGCTGCCAA ATATCGACAAATATTGGAGAGAGCCATTAACTTTACAGATGCAGATCAGCTGGAATCCTTGAAGGGTTTTGTTGAAGCAA TGGTCAATGAAAATGTCAGTCTGGTCATCTCCAGACAACTGCTCACAGATTTCTGCACACATCTGCCCAACCTGCCAGATGCCACGGCTAAAGCAGTGTATCACTTTACTTTGGAAAAGATTCAGCCGAGGGTCATCTCCTTCGAGGAGCAG GTAGCTTCAATCAGACAGCACTTAGCAACCATTTATGAAAAGGAAGGAGACTGGAGGAACGCCGCCCAGGTTTTAGTTGGTATTCCCCTGGAAACAGGACAGAA GCAATACAATGTTGACTATAAGCTGGATACGTACTTGAAAATTGCCCGTCTCTACTTGGAAGATGACGATCCAGTGCAGGCTGAGGCCTACATCAACAGAGCCTCATTACTTCAGAATGAGTCCTCTAATGAACAGCTGCAGATACACTATAAG GTGTGCTATGCGAGAGTCCTAGACTTCAGGAGGAAGTTCATTGAAGCTGCACAAAGATACAACGAGCTGTCCTATAAGTCAATTGTACATGAGAGTGAACGTCTAGAAGCACTGAAACATGCTCTCAACTGCACTATACTGGCCTCTGCAG GCCAGCAGCGTTCCCGTATGTTGGCTACTCTCTTTAAGGACGAGCGATGTCAACAGCTGGCAGCCTATGGTATCCTGGAGAAGATGTACCTGGACCGGATCATCCGTGGAAACCAGCTCCAGGAGTTTGCTGCAATGCTGATGCCTCACCAGAAGGCCACCACTGGAGATG GCTCCAGCATCCTGGACCGAGCTGTGATCGAACACAACCTCTTGTCCGCAAGTAAACTCTACAACAACATCACTTTTGAAGAGCTAGGAGCATTGTTGGAGATTCCTCCAGCAAAG GCTGAGAAGATTGCTTCCCAAATGATCACCGAAGGACGCATGAATGGCTTCATCGACCAGATAGACAGCATCGTACACTTTGAGA cccGTGAACCTCTTCCTACCTGGGACAAACAGATCCAGTCTCTGTGTTTCCAAGTCAACAACCTCTTAGAAAAGATCCGTTCAGTTGCTCCAGAGTGGGCTGCACAGGCTTTGGAAAACCAGATGACCCAGTAA
- the cops4 gene encoding COP9 signalosome complex subunit 4 isoform X1, whose amino-acid sequence MATEVRQELAQLMNSTGSHKDLAAKYRQILERAINFTDADQLESLKGFVEAMVNENVSLVISRQLLTDFCTHLPNLPDATAKAVYHFTLEKIQPRVISFEEQVASIRQHLATIYEKEGDWRNAAQVLVGIPLETGQKQYNVDYKLDTYLKIARLYLEDDDPVQAEAYINRASLLQNESSNEQLQIHYKVCYARVLDFRRKFIEAAQRYNELSYKSIVHESERLEALKHALNCTILASAGQQRSRMLATLFKDERCQQLAAYGILEKMYLDRIIRGNQLQEFAAMLMPHQKATTGDGVLTSSGSSILDRAVIEHNLLSASKLYNNITFEELGALLEIPPAKAEKIASQMITEGRMNGFIDQIDSIVHFETREPLPTWDKQIQSLCFQVNNLLEKIRSVAPEWAAQALENQMTQ is encoded by the exons ATGGCGACCGAAGTGAGGCAGGAGCTTGCACAGCTGATGAATTCAACCGGATCCCACAAAGACCTCGCTGCCAA ATATCGACAAATATTGGAGAGAGCCATTAACTTTACAGATGCAGATCAGCTGGAATCCTTGAAGGGTTTTGTTGAAGCAA TGGTCAATGAAAATGTCAGTCTGGTCATCTCCAGACAACTGCTCACAGATTTCTGCACACATCTGCCCAACCTGCCAGATGCCACGGCTAAAGCAGTGTATCACTTTACTTTGGAAAAGATTCAGCCGAGGGTCATCTCCTTCGAGGAGCAG GTAGCTTCAATCAGACAGCACTTAGCAACCATTTATGAAAAGGAAGGAGACTGGAGGAACGCCGCCCAGGTTTTAGTTGGTATTCCCCTGGAAACAGGACAGAA GCAATACAATGTTGACTATAAGCTGGATACGTACTTGAAAATTGCCCGTCTCTACTTGGAAGATGACGATCCAGTGCAGGCTGAGGCCTACATCAACAGAGCCTCATTACTTCAGAATGAGTCCTCTAATGAACAGCTGCAGATACACTATAAG GTGTGCTATGCGAGAGTCCTAGACTTCAGGAGGAAGTTCATTGAAGCTGCACAAAGATACAACGAGCTGTCCTATAAGTCAATTGTACATGAGAGTGAACGTCTAGAAGCACTGAAACATGCTCTCAACTGCACTATACTGGCCTCTGCAG GCCAGCAGCGTTCCCGTATGTTGGCTACTCTCTTTAAGGACGAGCGATGTCAACAGCTGGCAGCCTATGGTATCCTGGAGAAGATGTACCTGGACCGGATCATCCGTGGAAACCAGCTCCAGGAGTTTGCTGCAATGCTGATGCCTCACCAGAAGGCCACCACTGGAGATG GTGTTCTCACTTCTTCAGGCTCCAGCATCCTGGACCGAGCTGTGATCGAACACAACCTCTTGTCCGCAAGTAAACTCTACAACAACATCACTTTTGAAGAGCTAGGAGCATTGTTGGAGATTCCTCCAGCAAAG GCTGAGAAGATTGCTTCCCAAATGATCACCGAAGGACGCATGAATGGCTTCATCGACCAGATAGACAGCATCGTACACTTTGAGA cccGTGAACCTCTTCCTACCTGGGACAAACAGATCCAGTCTCTGTGTTTCCAAGTCAACAACCTCTTAGAAAAGATCCGTTCAGTTGCTCCAGAGTGGGCTGCACAGGCTTTGGAAAACCAGATGACCCAGTAA